A genomic segment from Gilvibacter sp. SZ-19 encodes:
- a CDS encoding cytochrome c oxidase subunit 3: MTELEQYEMDKARRAKRMMLWFGIISLLMSFAAFTSAFIVSSERDDWVADFQMPNAFFLSTPVIILSSITMWLALRNIKEEKRSQGMLFLVTTFILGATFAGLQFYGFRQITYDLGYYFTGESSNITYTYVFLIAFVHLLHIFAALIALGVVIYNHYKQQYTKGNTLGVELAGTFWHFVDLLWIYLFCFLYFVR; this comes from the coding sequence ATGACGGAACTAGAACAGTATGAAATGGATAAGGCCAGACGCGCCAAGCGCATGATGCTCTGGTTTGGGATCATTAGTTTATTGATGAGCTTTGCGGCCTTTACCTCGGCCTTTATTGTAAGTAGCGAACGCGACGATTGGGTGGCAGACTTTCAAATGCCGAATGCCTTCTTTCTGAGCACTCCGGTAATTATTCTGAGTAGCATCACCATGTGGCTCGCCTTGCGCAACATCAAAGAAGAAAAACGCAGCCAAGGAATGCTTTTTCTTGTGACCACTTTTATACTTGGTGCCACATTTGCCGGCTTGCAATTTTACGGATTCAGACAGATCACTTACGACCTGGGATATTATTTTACTGGAGAGTCCAGTAACATTACCTATACCTATGTTTTTCTGATCGCTTTCGTGCATTTGTTGCACATATTTGCGGCACTAATTGCTCTGGGAGTGGTAATTTATAACCATTATAAACAGCAATACACCAAAGGCAATACCCTAGGTGTCGAACTAGCAGGTACTTTCTGGCATTTCGTGGATCTGTTGTGGATCTATTTGTTTTGCTTTTTATATTTCGTTAGATAA
- the cyoE gene encoding heme o synthase, with the protein MQPVLETQKASISKTSLLRDFAEITKVRLSVSVVFSSIAGYLLGTPAIDFKVLLMLALGGYFMVGASNAYNQIIERDLDALMDRTKNRPIPAGRMSVQTAFIIATLFTVLGIGTLYVINPKTALFGAISIFMYVSLYTPLKTKTPLSVFVGAFPGAIPFMLGWVAATNDFGIEAGTLFMIQFFWQFPHFWAIGWFLYEDYKKGGFYMLPNGKRDKGTATQVVLYTLWTVLCSLIPALGITGLFYVSPVAAVIIGLLGVWFLLAAIKLYRKQDAKTAKRLMLTSVSYITLLQIIYVVDKFINV; encoded by the coding sequence ATGCAACCGGTTTTGGAGACGCAAAAAGCAAGCATATCAAAAACATCTCTGCTCAGGGATTTTGCCGAGATCACTAAGGTGAGACTGTCGGTATCTGTTGTATTTTCATCCATAGCTGGTTATTTATTGGGAACTCCCGCAATAGACTTTAAAGTATTGCTGATGCTCGCTTTAGGAGGCTATTTTATGGTAGGCGCGTCAAATGCCTATAACCAGATCATAGAGCGCGACTTGGATGCACTTATGGACCGCACCAAGAACAGACCTATTCCTGCAGGTCGTATGAGCGTACAAACAGCCTTTATCATTGCTACCCTTTTTACTGTTTTGGGAATAGGTACTTTATATGTGATCAATCCCAAAACAGCTTTGTTCGGGGCCATCTCCATTTTTATGTATGTGAGTTTGTACACCCCGCTCAAGACTAAGACCCCATTGTCTGTTTTTGTTGGAGCCTTTCCTGGTGCCATTCCTTTTATGCTGGGATGGGTTGCGGCCACCAACGACTTTGGAATTGAAGCAGGAACACTCTTTATGATCCAGTTCTTTTGGCAGTTCCCGCATTTTTGGGCCATTGGCTGGTTCTTGTACGAAGATTATAAGAAAGGTGGATTCTATATGCTGCCCAATGGCAAACGCGATAAAGGCACCGCGACTCAGGTGGTCTTATACACCTTGTGGACTGTGCTTTGCTCTTTGATTCCTGCTTTGGGAATTACTGGTTTGTTTTACGTAAGTCCAGTGGCTGCGGTGATTATTGGCCTGTTGGGAGTTTGGTTCTTATTGGCCGCCATAAAACTCTACCGCAAACAAGACGCCAAGACCGCCAAACGCTTAATGCTTACTAGTGTGAGCTATATTACCCTTTTACAGATCATTTATGTAGTCGATAAATTCATTAATGTATGA
- a CDS encoding gliding motility protein RemB — MKLALRSVLVFFFFSCFTIQAQEALSDIEKYPVFESCEGQSGQALAACFNNTLQSYFFENFNAPEVVAAENYTGTMVSLLEVTATGEFKVLYTEAAYQELKDEVKRVFESLPEIEPATYNGKPTYVQFQFRVDLPIGSSPVTSAVNTTDETLTAASDVVQDQYKNEYEEIKSFPYQNEEYTSQLNIPLSHQNYALFDSAMNQVGINNHTAQKPFVYAEVNKYYDFEAANQQLLKKKSSWLGRKWWNEHMGIVKGEDYWFTIDPGVDLQVGRGDGVDTYNNTRLVYFQGGLGKKLNFFAAVFESQGRFAGYFNRYAESLRPDGGNPAIIPGRNIAEPFRTDSYDYPVAEGYLSYAPSKHFNVQLGHGKNFIGDGYRSLLLSDNSSPYPYLRLNTTFWKLKYTNTWMSLRDVRSEVTLDGSFRTKYMANHYLSINVTKRLNIGLFEAVMWENDNDRGFDLNYLNPVIFYRAIEFTTGSRGGNAIIGLSGKYKFSDQINAYSQVVIDEFSSGDVFGGDQSWKNKLGFQLGAKYYNAFGVKNLYLQAEYNQVRPYTYSHNSIVLNYGHQNQPMAHLWGANFREGILIARYFNGRWFGSAKLTFGERGFDFNTAEDSFYYGGDIYRDEADRPFDTGIEIGQGNTTSVFIGEFQGGYLINPATNLKVYASLLFRDFTPNVDTATEFASSSTWFNLGIRTDLFNWYFDF; from the coding sequence ATGAAGTTAGCACTGCGATCCGTTCTTGTTTTTTTCTTCTTTAGTTGTTTCACTATTCAAGCCCAAGAAGCACTCTCCGACATTGAAAAGTATCCTGTTTTTGAGTCCTGTGAAGGGCAGAGCGGCCAGGCTTTGGCCGCATGTTTTAACAACACACTTCAAAGTTATTTTTTCGAAAATTTCAACGCACCAGAAGTAGTTGCAGCAGAGAATTATACCGGGACTATGGTCTCCTTGCTAGAGGTGACGGCCACCGGTGAATTTAAGGTGCTTTATACGGAAGCAGCCTACCAAGAACTCAAAGACGAGGTAAAGCGCGTTTTTGAATCGCTGCCTGAAATAGAACCGGCGACCTACAATGGTAAACCGACCTATGTGCAGTTTCAGTTCCGTGTAGATCTTCCAATAGGATCTTCTCCGGTAACATCCGCAGTAAACACAACTGACGAGACGCTTACTGCAGCATCCGACGTAGTGCAAGACCAGTATAAAAACGAATACGAGGAAATTAAAAGTTTCCCATACCAGAACGAAGAGTACACCAGCCAGCTGAACATTCCGCTATCGCATCAGAATTATGCGCTCTTTGACTCCGCAATGAACCAAGTCGGTATCAATAATCACACCGCACAGAAGCCATTTGTCTATGCGGAAGTGAACAAGTATTACGACTTTGAGGCGGCTAATCAGCAGCTATTGAAAAAGAAATCTTCATGGTTGGGTCGCAAATGGTGGAACGAACATATGGGTATAGTCAAAGGAGAAGACTATTGGTTTACCATAGACCCAGGAGTGGATCTACAAGTGGGTCGTGGCGATGGCGTAGATACTTATAACAATACACGCTTGGTCTATTTTCAAGGAGGTTTAGGTAAAAAGCTGAATTTCTTTGCTGCGGTTTTTGAGAGTCAAGGCCGTTTTGCGGGTTATTTTAATCGCTATGCGGAGTCCTTGCGTCCAGATGGTGGAAATCCGGCGATAATACCGGGTAGAAACATTGCGGAGCCATTCCGCACAGATTCTTACGACTATCCGGTAGCTGAGGGTTATCTGTCTTATGCGCCGAGTAAGCATTTTAATGTGCAATTAGGGCACGGAAAGAACTTTATTGGAGACGGATACCGTTCACTTTTGCTGAGTGATAATTCATCGCCATATCCATATCTGAGACTCAATACCACCTTTTGGAAGCTCAAATACACCAACACTTGGATGTCTCTGCGCGATGTGCGTTCCGAAGTGACTTTAGACGGTTCTTTCAGAACCAAATACATGGCCAATCACTACCTGAGTATTAATGTGACCAAGCGTTTGAATATCGGTCTTTTTGAGGCCGTCATGTGGGAGAACGACAACGACCGTGGGTTTGACCTAAATTATCTCAACCCGGTTATCTTTTACCGCGCCATTGAATTTACCACAGGCTCTAGAGGTGGAAATGCCATCATTGGACTGAGTGGGAAATACAAGTTCTCCGATCAGATCAATGCGTACAGTCAGGTTGTGATAGACGAATTCTCATCCGGAGATGTCTTTGGCGGCGATCAGAGTTGGAAGAACAAACTCGGTTTTCAATTGGGAGCTAAGTATTACAATGCTTTTGGGGTGAAGAACCTTTATTTGCAGGCAGAGTATAATCAGGTCAGACCGTATACCTATTCTCACAATTCTATCGTACTCAATTACGGGCATCAGAATCAACCTATGGCCCACTTATGGGGAGCCAACTTTAGAGAAGGAATATTGATAGCTCGCTATTTTAACGGGCGCTGGTTTGGCTCGGCCAAACTGACCTTTGGTGAGCGCGGTTTTGATTTCAACACTGCAGAAGACAGTTTCTACTACGGAGGCGATATTTACAGAGACGAAGCAGACCGTCCTTTTGATACAGGGATCGAGATCGGGCAGGGGAATACCACCTCGGTATTCATTGGTGAATTCCAAGGCGGATACCTGATAAACCCAGCTACCAATCTCAAGGTCTATGCGTCGCTCTTGTTCCGCGATTTCACACCAAACGTTGATACTGCGACCGAATTTGCCTCTAGCTCTACTTGGTTCAATCTTGGTATTCGAACCGATCTTTTCAACTGGTACTTCGATTTCTAA
- a CDS encoding energy transducer TonB produces the protein MKQDAKKTDTNQLTSIQKKRQVNLRWNHTRNFQLGLIFSLLFVIFVVETVRVEIKEIPITYTDDSDPEVYVMHNFVIETVKPKVEPVAKVDPPKQVRDVIKVVKNNALTTTSTTLTTDPPVVEVTPGANLVTTDAPKEDPPQPIYINNVMQIPTFPGCNANADRAEQLECFTRMTHKFVQRRFDYDIGAEQNLSGKVRIACQFTVGPDGVVTDIKVRTTNEALEKEAIAVIKKLPQMQPGMHQGKSVPVIFSLPILFQIQD, from the coding sequence ATGAAACAAGATGCCAAGAAAACAGACACTAACCAACTGACTTCCATCCAAAAAAAACGCCAAGTAAATCTGCGTTGGAACCATACGCGCAATTTTCAACTTGGACTGATCTTTAGCCTGCTGTTCGTCATTTTTGTGGTCGAAACAGTTCGGGTCGAAATCAAAGAGATTCCCATTACCTACACCGATGATTCGGATCCGGAGGTCTATGTGATGCACAATTTTGTTATTGAAACGGTAAAGCCAAAGGTGGAACCTGTGGCCAAGGTCGATCCTCCCAAACAGGTGCGCGATGTAATTAAGGTTGTAAAGAACAATGCCTTAACAACTACAAGCACAACGCTTACCACTGATCCTCCAGTAGTGGAGGTGACTCCAGGAGCTAATCTGGTAACTACCGATGCTCCAAAGGAAGACCCGCCCCAGCCGATCTATATCAATAATGTGATGCAGATCCCGACCTTTCCCGGTTGTAATGCCAACGCGGATAGAGCAGAACAATTGGAATGCTTTACTAGGATGACCCATAAATTCGTTCAGCGAAGGTTCGACTATGATATTGGAGCAGAACAGAACCTTTCGGGCAAAGTGCGTATTGCCTGTCAATTCACGGTAGGGCCAGATGGGGTGGTTACCGATATTAAGGTTCGAACCACTAATGAGGCTTTAGAGAAAGAAGCTATAGCGGTTATTAAGAAACTGCCGCAAATGCAGCCTGGAATGCATCAAGGAAAGTCAGTTCCGGTGATATTCTCGCTACCCATCCTCTTTCAGATACAAGATTAA
- a CDS encoding energy transducer TonB, whose protein sequence is MEPKKNPKADLRKRSVYFFQIGMIVMLLLAWQAIEYKTYDKDALALDQLELDEEFEEEVPVTEIQNQPPPPPPPPPAPEVIDIVEDEEDVEETVIESTETDQEEEIVEIEEIEEVEEEVIADVPFAVIENVPIYPGCENAGNNDAKKQCMSEKISKFVNKKFDTELAGELGLSGRQRIAVQFKIDRNGNVVNVRARAPHPRLEQEAIKVVQALPKMTPGKQRGKAVGVLYSLPILFAVQD, encoded by the coding sequence ATGGAACCGAAGAAAAATCCTAAAGCAGATTTACGCAAGAGAAGTGTTTACTTCTTTCAGATCGGAATGATTGTAATGCTTTTACTGGCATGGCAGGCCATAGAGTATAAGACTTACGACAAAGACGCCTTGGCTCTAGATCAACTGGAACTCGACGAGGAATTCGAAGAGGAAGTACCAGTTACAGAAATTCAGAACCAACCTCCACCACCTCCGCCACCACCACCGGCACCAGAAGTGATCGATATCGTGGAAGACGAAGAGGATGTTGAGGAAACGGTGATCGAATCTACAGAAACGGATCAGGAAGAAGAGATCGTTGAGATCGAAGAGATCGAAGAAGTAGAAGAAGAAGTTATTGCAGATGTTCCTTTTGCAGTTATTGAAAACGTACCGATCTACCCAGGTTGTGAGAACGCCGGGAACAACGATGCTAAGAAGCAATGTATGTCTGAAAAGATCAGCAAGTTCGTAAACAAGAAGTTCGACACTGAACTGGCTGGAGAACTTGGTCTTTCAGGACGCCAGCGTATCGCGGTACAGTTTAAGATAGACCGTAACGGAAACGTTGTAAATGTGCGTGCACGTGCACCACACCCAAGACTGGAGCAAGAAGCTATCAAAGTAGTACAAGCACTTCCAAAAATGACCCCAGGAAAGCAGCGAGGAAAAGCTGTAGGGGTATTGTACTCACTACCGATCCTTTTTGCCGTACAGGATTAA
- a CDS encoding VanZ family protein, which produces MERTDLPQVPLFPNQDKLAHLLAYAILGVLWGAFWLRKREPGFWKPYLIVLVFTSLIYGTIIEILQGQITLSRSADVYDIVANTVGMLIGATAIFYLRSKVGLNNKV; this is translated from the coding sequence ATGGAACGAACCGATTTACCGCAAGTTCCATTGTTTCCGAATCAGGATAAACTGGCACACCTGCTCGCATATGCGATTCTAGGGGTTTTGTGGGGGGCTTTTTGGTTGCGCAAACGCGAACCGGGCTTCTGGAAACCTTACCTAATAGTGCTGGTTTTCACCTCCTTGATTTATGGTACAATAATTGAGATTTTACAGGGACAGATCACCCTAAGTAGAAGTGCCGATGTGTACGATATCGTCGCGAATACGGTGGGAATGTTAATTGGCGCGACAGCAATTTTTTATTTGCGATCAAAAGTCGGGTTAAATAACAAAGTTTAA
- the gcvH gene encoding glycine cleavage system protein GcvH — protein sequence MNIPANLKYTKDHEWVSIDGDVATVGITDFAQGELGDIVYVEVETVDETLDKDEVFGTVEAVKTVSDLFLPLSGEIIEFNESLEDAPETVNSDPYGDGWMIKVKISDPSEVEELLDDAGYKALVGA from the coding sequence ATGAATATACCAGCCAATCTTAAATACACCAAAGATCACGAGTGGGTTTCTATAGATGGAGATGTCGCCACCGTTGGTATTACTGACTTTGCCCAGGGAGAACTTGGAGATATCGTTTATGTGGAAGTAGAGACTGTAGACGAGACCTTGGACAAAGATGAGGTTTTCGGAACTGTAGAAGCTGTTAAGACAGTTTCTGATCTATTCTTACCCTTAAGCGGAGAGATCATTGAGTTCAATGAATCTTTGGAGGATGCTCCGGAGACGGTCAACTCAGACCCTTATGGTGACGGTTGGATGATCAAAGTAAAGATCAGCGATCCATCAGAAGTAGAAGAATTACTTGACGATGCCGGATATAAAGCCCTTGTTGGCGCCTAA